One part of the Coriobacteriia bacterium genome encodes these proteins:
- a CDS encoding 4Fe-4S dicluster domain-containing protein produces the protein MADVKDMAILYDTSKCTACKGCQVACKQWNQLPSPLKDSAYEFSGSYENPSELGPATWLRMTFNEVEPDDGGVQWNFGRQGCLHCTDATCETVCPVGAIRRASTGALALDREKCIGCRYCVNSCPAGVPHWDAVANKTSKCRMCEDRVVNGLQPACVSTCPTGALSFGRRDEMVSAARERLTGLHGGGHTKAEVFGIDELGGTHVLTVAHRGAEAHGLTPGMQAPSAVSLWQLLKPLAAIGTAAVAGVFGLSFLTGIGYRRDELTLEDREKEVG, from the coding sequence ATGGCTGACGTCAAGGACATGGCCATCCTGTACGACACCTCCAAGTGCACGGCGTGCAAGGGGTGTCAGGTGGCCTGCAAGCAGTGGAACCAGCTGCCCTCTCCGCTGAAGGACTCGGCGTACGAGTTCTCGGGGAGTTACGAGAACCCGAGCGAGCTCGGCCCCGCGACGTGGCTGCGCATGACCTTCAACGAGGTCGAGCCGGACGACGGGGGCGTGCAGTGGAACTTCGGCCGGCAAGGTTGCCTGCACTGCACCGACGCGACGTGCGAGACCGTCTGCCCCGTCGGGGCCATCCGCCGCGCCTCCACCGGAGCGCTGGCGCTCGACCGGGAGAAGTGCATCGGGTGCCGCTACTGCGTGAACTCTTGCCCCGCGGGCGTGCCCCACTGGGACGCGGTGGCCAACAAGACGTCCAAGTGTCGCATGTGCGAGGACAGGGTCGTCAACGGGCTGCAACCGGCCTGCGTCTCGACCTGTCCCACGGGCGCGCTCAGTTTCGGCCGGCGCGACGAGATGGTCTCCGCCGCTCGGGAGCGCCTCACCGGGCTTCACGGGGGCGGACACACGAAGGCCGAGGTCTTCGGCATCGACGAGCTGGGCGGGACCCACGTGCTGACGGTGGCCCACCGGGGCGCCGAGGCGCACGGACTGACGCCGGGCATGCAGGCGCCCTCGGCGGTCTCGCTGTGGCAGCTGCTCAAGCCGCTGGCCGCGATCGGCACGGCCGCCGTCGCCGGCGTCTTCGGCCTGTCGTTCCTGACCGGCATCGGCTATCGCCGCGACGAGCTGACGCTGGAGGACCGAGAGAAGGAGGTGGGGTAG
- a CDS encoding molybdopterin-dependent oxidoreductase, with amino-acid sequence MQLTRRGFLRLGGAVMASGALEEILGPRIAVAEESPQVLRVKEAVESPTVCCFCSVGCGGICSVVDGKLVALEGDPDHPINQGTLCAKGAAQFNLHAVYDPDSGEVRVNPARQQKVLYRAPNGSEWEEKDWEWAVSEIAKRVKATRDASFVTKDDAGVTVNRTEAIGSLGAAALDNEECYLLHKLNRALGLVYIEHQARIUHSSTVAGLGNSFGRGAMTNHWIDFRNADAVLAIGGNNAENHPISMKWVNEARAKGGKYIVVDPRFTRSAAVADIYAPIRSGTDIVFFGGLINHILTNDLMHEEYVANYTNASWLVSGDYRFDEGMFSGYDEAKRAYDAATWEYEFEGETEWDTSETGPYAWTQSPGTPSFTLPKAKVPKKDATLKHPRSVFQLMKEHYARYTPEMVERVCGMPADKFLEVADVYCATGQPGKAGTALYAMGLTQHTKGSQNIRALSLVQLLLGNMGIAGGGINALRGEANVQGSTDFGALCHILPGYYTTPLASKHPSLAAYLEKETAYAGYWSNKPKFLVSQLKEMWGEHAKAKNDYLYDYLPKVADNNHTFVGLFDAIDKDVIKGLLLWGMNPAVGGPNSVWARQSLAKLDWMVAVDLWETDTAQFWKAPGTKPEEIGTEVFLLPAACHYEKQGSISNSGRWIQWRYKAVDAPGEARDDGEIMDELFKAIRAEYETAGGTFPDPITKLHWDYETDGHFDIEKVALAINGYTVADGAPVVNFTKLTADGSTACGNWIYSGYYNVAGAPPEQQPTGSRDNDDATVDGLEGGVGSYSKWTFAWPVNRRIIYNRASCDAEGRPYNPDKALVKWDGTRWLRNDVPDFAFQTAAPEPVPIPPEKCPAFMMNPELVARFFAKGMKDGPFPEHYEPYESPVENALSATRNNPAVKVWDSAKLGTAEKYPVVMTTFRVVEHWQTGAMSRNMPWLVEAMPRMFVEISKELAEEKGIANGDMVTLRNERGSITCNAMVTPRLKPFEIDGRTVHQIAAPWHWGYGSENCKGAIANDLTPNVGCPNTTIPEYKAFLVDIRKGA; translated from the coding sequence GTGCAACTCACGAGAAGGGGCTTCCTCAGACTGGGTGGCGCCGTCATGGCGTCGGGAGCCCTCGAGGAGATCCTCGGACCACGGATCGCCGTGGCCGAGGAGAGTCCGCAGGTGCTCCGCGTCAAGGAGGCGGTGGAGTCGCCGACGGTGTGTTGTTTCTGCTCCGTCGGGTGCGGCGGGATCTGCTCGGTCGTCGATGGGAAGCTGGTCGCGCTGGAGGGCGACCCCGACCACCCCATCAACCAGGGGACGCTGTGCGCCAAGGGCGCGGCGCAGTTCAACCTGCACGCGGTCTACGACCCCGACTCCGGTGAGGTCCGCGTCAACCCGGCCCGGCAGCAGAAGGTGCTCTATCGGGCACCGAACGGATCGGAGTGGGAGGAGAAGGACTGGGAGTGGGCGGTCTCCGAGATCGCCAAGCGCGTCAAGGCGACCCGTGACGCCTCGTTCGTGACCAAGGACGACGCCGGCGTCACGGTCAACCGCACCGAGGCCATCGGCTCGCTCGGAGCGGCGGCGCTGGACAACGAGGAGTGCTACCTGCTGCACAAGCTCAACCGCGCCCTCGGCCTGGTCTACATCGAACACCAGGCCCGCATATGACACAGCTCGACCGTTGCCGGTCTTGGCAACTCGTTCGGGCGAGGCGCGATGACGAACCACTGGATCGACTTCCGCAACGCGGACGCCGTCCTCGCCATAGGCGGTAACAACGCCGAGAACCATCCGATCTCGATGAAGTGGGTGAACGAGGCGCGGGCCAAAGGCGGCAAGTACATCGTCGTGGACCCGAGGTTCACCCGCAGCGCCGCCGTCGCCGACATCTACGCTCCGATCCGCTCGGGCACGGACATCGTCTTCTTCGGCGGGCTGATCAACCACATCCTGACCAACGACCTCATGCACGAGGAGTACGTGGCGAACTACACGAACGCCTCGTGGCTCGTCTCCGGCGACTACCGCTTCGATGAGGGCATGTTCTCGGGATACGACGAGGCCAAGCGCGCGTACGACGCCGCCACCTGGGAGTACGAGTTCGAGGGCGAGACCGAGTGGGACACCTCGGAGACCGGGCCCTACGCGTGGACCCAGAGTCCCGGGACCCCCTCGTTCACGCTGCCGAAGGCGAAGGTGCCGAAGAAGGACGCGACGCTGAAGCACCCGCGTTCGGTCTTCCAGCTCATGAAGGAGCACTACGCCCGCTACACACCCGAGATGGTCGAGCGTGTCTGCGGGATGCCGGCGGACAAGTTCCTCGAGGTGGCCGACGTCTACTGCGCGACCGGACAGCCGGGCAAGGCGGGCACGGCGCTGTACGCCATGGGTCTCACGCAGCACACCAAGGGCTCGCAGAACATCCGCGCGCTCTCACTGGTGCAGCTGCTGCTCGGCAACATGGGCATCGCCGGCGGCGGCATCAACGCCCTGCGCGGCGAGGCCAACGTGCAGGGCTCCACGGACTTCGGCGCGTTGTGCCACATACTGCCCGGGTACTACACCACGCCCCTGGCCTCCAAGCATCCGAGTCTGGCCGCGTACCTGGAGAAGGAGACGGCCTATGCCGGCTACTGGTCGAACAAGCCGAAGTTCCTCGTCAGCCAGCTGAAGGAGATGTGGGGCGAGCACGCGAAGGCCAAGAACGACTACCTCTACGACTACCTGCCGAAGGTGGCGGACAACAACCACACCTTCGTGGGCCTGTTCGACGCCATCGACAAGGATGTGATCAAGGGGCTGCTGCTGTGGGGCATGAACCCGGCAGTGGGCGGCCCCAACAGCGTGTGGGCGAGGCAGTCGCTCGCCAAGCTCGACTGGATGGTGGCCGTGGACCTCTGGGAGACGGACACGGCCCAGTTCTGGAAGGCGCCGGGCACCAAGCCCGAGGAGATCGGCACCGAGGTCTTCCTGCTGCCCGCCGCGTGCCACTACGAGAAGCAGGGGTCGATCTCGAACTCCGGCCGCTGGATCCAGTGGCGCTACAAGGCCGTCGACGCGCCGGGTGAGGCCAGAGACGACGGCGAGATCATGGACGAGCTGTTCAAGGCGATCCGCGCGGAGTACGAGACGGCGGGCGGGACCTTCCCGGACCCGATCACGAAGCTGCACTGGGACTACGAGACCGACGGGCACTTCGACATAGAGAAGGTCGCCCTTGCGATCAACGGCTACACCGTCGCCGACGGAGCGCCTGTCGTGAACTTCACGAAGCTCACCGCCGACGGCTCGACGGCGTGCGGCAACTGGATCTACTCCGGCTACTACAACGTCGCCGGAGCTCCGCCGGAGCAGCAGCCCACCGGTTCCCGTGACAACGACGACGCCACCGTCGACGGCCTCGAGGGCGGCGTGGGCTCCTACTCCAAGTGGACGTTCGCCTGGCCGGTCAACCGGCGCATCATCTACAACCGCGCGTCCTGCGATGCGGAAGGCCGGCCTTACAACCCGGACAAGGCCCTCGTGAAGTGGGACGGGACGCGGTGGCTGCGCAACGACGTCCCCGACTTCGCCTTCCAGACAGCGGCACCGGAGCCCGTGCCCATCCCTCCGGAGAAGTGCCCCGCCTTCATGATGAACCCCGAGCTCGTCGCGCGTTTCTTCGCCAAGGGCATGAAGGACGGCCCGTTCCCCGAGCACTACGAGCCCTACGAGAGCCCGGTCGAGAACGCGCTCTCCGCCACGCGCAACAACCCGGCGGTGAAGGTCTGGGACTCGGCCAAGCTCGGGACGGCCGAGAAGTACCCCGTCGTCATGACCACGTTCCGCGTCGTGGAGCACTGGCAGACCGGCGCGATGTCGCGCAACATGCCCTGGCTCGTCGAAGCGATGCCGAGGATGTTCGTGGAGATCTCCAAGGAGCTGGCCGAGGAGAAGGGCATCGCCAACGGCGACATGGTCACGTTGCGGAACGAGCGCGGTTCGATCACCTGCAACGCCATGGTCACGCCCCGGCTCAAGCCCTTCGAGATCGACGGACGTACCGTGCACCAGATCGCCGCACCCTGGCATTGGGGCTACGGCTCCGAGAACTGCAAGGGCGCGATCGCGAACGACCTCACCCCGAACGTCGGCTGCCCGAACACGACGATCCCCGAGTACAAGGCCTTCCTCGTCGACATCAGGAAGGGGGCATAG
- the cysK gene encoding cysteine synthase A: protein MADAFDSVTGTVGGTPAVYLRRVADGLPARVLVKLESHNPGGSVKDRIGLSMIADAEERGLIEPGHSVLVEPTSGNTGIALAMIGAAQGYRVVLTMPESMSMERRKLLAAFGAELVLTPKERGMQGSVDAAVEVAGSRDSAFIPGQFDNPANPRVHYETTGPELRVSLGEAELGALVVGVGTGGTISGAGRYLKEAYGDVLAVAVEPAESPLIRQFLAGEQLTPAPHVIQGIGANFIPGTLDLSVVDEVQQVTGEEAVTVARRLAAEEGLLVGISSGANVAAALRVAARPEMEGKVVATVAPSTGERYLTTVLWEAVG from the coding sequence ATGGCGGACGCGTTCGATTCGGTCACGGGAACGGTAGGCGGCACCCCCGCCGTCTACCTGAGGCGGGTCGCCGATGGACTGCCCGCTCGGGTGCTGGTCAAGCTCGAGTCGCATAACCCTGGCGGATCGGTCAAGGACCGCATCGGCCTTTCGATGATCGCCGACGCCGAGGAGCGCGGCCTCATCGAGCCGGGGCACTCGGTGCTCGTCGAGCCCACGTCGGGCAACACGGGCATCGCGCTGGCGATGATCGGCGCCGCCCAGGGGTACCGGGTCGTCCTGACCATGCCGGAGAGCATGTCGATGGAGCGGCGCAAGCTGCTCGCCGCCTTCGGCGCCGAGCTGGTGCTGACGCCCAAGGAGCGCGGCATGCAGGGATCGGTGGATGCCGCCGTCGAGGTGGCGGGCTCCCGCGACAGCGCGTTCATCCCCGGCCAGTTCGACAACCCCGCCAACCCGCGCGTCCACTACGAGACGACCGGCCCCGAGCTCCGCGTCTCCCTCGGCGAGGCCGAGCTCGGTGCTCTGGTGGTGGGGGTCGGCACGGGCGGAACGATAAGCGGCGCCGGCCGCTACCTCAAGGAGGCGTACGGGGACGTTCTGGCGGTGGCCGTGGAGCCGGCGGAGTCGCCGCTCATACGCCAGTTCCTCGCCGGGGAGCAGCTCACGCCGGCGCCGCACGTGATCCAGGGCATCGGCGCGAACTTCATCCCCGGGACGCTCGACCTGTCCGTCGTGGACGAGGTACAGCAGGTCACCGGCGAGGAGGCGGTCACCGTCGCGCGCCGTCTCGCGGCCGAGGAAGGGTTGCTGGTCGGCATCTCCTCGGGAGCGAACGTGGCCGCGGCGCTGAGGGTCGCGGCGAGACCGGAGATGGAGGGCAAGGTGGTCGCGACCGTGGCGCCCTCCACCGGGGAGAGGTACCTCACGACGGTGCTTTGGGAGGCGGTGGGGTAG
- a CDS encoding Rrf2 family transcriptional regulator, translating into MRVSQRLDYVLRALSAMARLPEGTPVVAGELAAELRLPKRFLEQQLTLLGKRGIVSCQRGAGGGCALTRRAEEITVAEVVRAVQGEVLDVPHTSGSSVAEMWQEAAHALEAFLAGVTIADLARRQAELDAEAAPMYYI; encoded by the coding sequence GTGCGCGTCTCGCAACGCCTCGATTACGTGCTCAGGGCCCTTTCGGCGATGGCTCGCCTGCCGGAGGGGACGCCGGTCGTGGCGGGAGAGCTCGCCGCGGAGCTGCGGCTGCCCAAGCGCTTCCTCGAGCAGCAGCTCACGCTGCTGGGCAAGCGCGGGATCGTCAGCTGCCAGCGCGGCGCCGGCGGCGGCTGCGCGCTCACGCGGCGAGCCGAGGAGATCACCGTGGCGGAGGTCGTCAGGGCCGTCCAGGGCGAGGTGCTCGACGTGCCTCATACCAGCGGTTCCTCGGTGGCCGAGATGTGGCAGGAGGCGGCCCACGCGCTGGAGGCCTTCCTCGCCGGCGTCACCATCGCGGATCTGGCCCGGCGGCAGGCCGAGCTCGACGCAGAGGCCGCCCCGATGTACTACATCTAG
- a CDS encoding amidohydrolase family protein — MLLTADWALPVSGPPVPGGAVAVRGAHIAAVGPAEELRLAFPNTKEHAFSGCVLTPGLVNAHTHLSLTALGGLLPSAPFPEWVRLLAEVLRGLGPDDLAASASLGALRCLRCGVTAVGDVAYGPEALAAAADLGLGGAFFWEVFGTTKRGLEERLAAAEYPAGDAGCGPRATCGLTPHSIYTSGPGLLRAAWRAARESDRPMMLHVAESAAEMRLAASGDGPLRPVARRLAHRFRVPRASPVSYLTRLGVLEGTVAVHCVHLAHGDAERLAANAGGVVLCPTSNEFLENGPPPVACLRAAGCRLAVGTDSAASAPEAWVIGEARLLASLDAGLSPEALLRMLTADGAETLGVGDRFGTLEEGKQADVVAFRLGPSPDPVRTLLQSASPEDVEAVMTGGVWRILERRPAFGELQLEQAAEGVRSKAAELLRRAESRPGRDGDPPVRH; from the coding sequence GTGCTGCTGACCGCGGACTGGGCGCTGCCCGTCTCCGGTCCCCCGGTGCCCGGCGGCGCCGTGGCGGTCCGCGGAGCGCACATCGCCGCGGTCGGTCCGGCCGAGGAGTTGCGCCTCGCCTTCCCGAACACGAAGGAGCACGCCTTCTCGGGCTGCGTCCTGACCCCGGGGCTCGTCAACGCGCACACGCATCTGTCGCTGACGGCTCTCGGGGGGCTGCTGCCCTCGGCCCCGTTCCCCGAGTGGGTGCGCCTGCTGGCCGAGGTGCTCAGGGGCCTGGGACCCGACGACCTGGCCGCCTCGGCGTCGCTCGGGGCGCTCCGCTGCCTGCGCTGCGGCGTGACGGCCGTCGGCGACGTGGCCTACGGGCCCGAGGCGCTGGCCGCTGCCGCCGACCTCGGGCTGGGCGGGGCGTTCTTCTGGGAGGTCTTCGGCACGACGAAGCGCGGGCTGGAGGAACGCCTGGCCGCCGCGGAGTACCCCGCCGGCGATGCCGGTTGCGGCCCTCGCGCCACGTGCGGCCTGACGCCGCACTCGATCTACACCTCGGGGCCGGGGCTGCTGCGAGCGGCCTGGCGAGCCGCCCGAGAGTCCGACCGGCCCATGATGCTCCACGTGGCGGAGTCGGCCGCCGAGATGCGTCTGGCCGCGTCCGGCGACGGTCCGCTGCGGCCGGTGGCTCGCAGGCTCGCTCACCGCTTCCGCGTCCCACGCGCAAGCCCCGTCTCGTACCTGACCCGGCTGGGCGTGCTGGAAGGCACCGTCGCGGTCCACTGCGTGCACCTCGCGCACGGCGACGCCGAGCGGCTCGCCGCGAACGCCGGCGGCGTCGTGCTGTGCCCGACGTCCAACGAGTTCCTCGAGAACGGTCCTCCCCCGGTGGCGTGCCTGCGCGCCGCCGGCTGCCGCCTCGCCGTGGGCACCGATTCCGCGGCGAGCGCCCCGGAAGCCTGGGTGATCGGCGAGGCACGGCTGCTGGCCTCGCTCGACGCGGGCTTGTCGCCCGAGGCGCTGCTGCGGATGCTCACGGCCGACGGAGCCGAGACGCTCGGCGTCGGCGACCGGTTCGGGACGCTGGAGGAGGGCAAGCAAGCCGACGTCGTCGCCTTCCGCCTCGGCCCGAGCCCGGACCCCGTCCGGACGCTGTTGCAGTCCGCCTCGCCCGAGGACGTCGAGGCGGTGATGACGGGGGGCGTCTGGCGGATACTCGAGCGAAGGCCCGCGTTCGGCGAGCTTCAGCTCGAGCAGGCCGCCGAGGGTGTGCGCTCAAAGGCCGCCGAGCTGCTGCGGCGCGCGGAGTCGCGCCCCGGCCGGGACGGCGATCCGCCGGTGCGACACTAG
- a CDS encoding MTAP family purine nucleoside phosphorylase: MPDPTIPRSDVGICGGSGTLSLGTAGGLPDERVEILADGLVFETPFGRSPAFTHFRVAGGSGPRDALAVRMHGWRRGVKRADASLQTFWVFAEAGVRKVLADGGVGSLNHLLDPRDVVLPTDFIDLTARQDIYVRGDHLLIMRRPICPDLHGALSRAAARRLLGEAGESRDGAGEPGRRIFPRGTYLVTGGPRFESPAEVDYMRRLGGDVIGQSLSPEVFLARDIGACYAGIYMVVNYAEGVVRDWEHSELEAIFHERAASVAGCVIDAVASADLGFGCGCPELRKPSLLGLPEE, encoded by the coding sequence ATGCCCGACCCCACGATCCCCCGCTCTGACGTAGGTATCTGCGGCGGCAGCGGCACGCTGTCGCTGGGGACCGCGGGCGGGCTGCCCGACGAGCGCGTCGAGATCCTTGCCGACGGCCTCGTCTTCGAGACGCCGTTCGGCCGCTCGCCCGCCTTCACGCACTTCCGGGTGGCGGGCGGGTCCGGCCCGCGCGACGCGCTCGCCGTCCGCATGCACGGGTGGCGCCGGGGCGTGAAGCGCGCCGACGCCAGCCTGCAGACGTTCTGGGTGTTCGCCGAGGCGGGCGTGAGGAAGGTGCTGGCCGACGGCGGCGTCGGCTCGCTCAACCACCTGCTCGACCCGCGCGACGTGGTGCTGCCGACGGACTTCATCGACCTGACGGCGCGCCAGGACATCTACGTGCGCGGGGACCACCTGCTCATCATGCGGCGGCCCATCTGCCCCGACCTTCACGGCGCCCTCTCACGCGCTGCCGCGCGTCGTCTCCTCGGCGAGGCGGGCGAGTCTCGAGACGGCGCGGGCGAGCCCGGACGCCGCATCTTCCCTCGCGGGACGTACCTCGTCACCGGCGGCCCGCGCTTCGAGTCCCCCGCCGAGGTCGACTACATGCGCCGCCTCGGCGGCGACGTCATCGGCCAGTCGCTGTCCCCCGAGGTCTTCCTCGCGCGTGACATAGGCGCGTGCTACGCCGGCATCTACATGGTGGTGAACTACGCGGAGGGCGTCGTGAGGGACTGGGAGCACTCGGAGCTCGAGGCGATCTTCCACGAACGGGCGGCCTCGGTCGCCGGCTGCGTGATCGACGCGGTGGCCTCCGCGGACCTCGGCTTCGGCTGCGGCTGTCCCGAACTGCGCAAGCCCAGCCTGCTCGGCTTGCCCGAGGAGTAG
- a CDS encoding DUF3048 domain-containing protein yields MDRFRLALLAITLSAAAATLGASSVGCTRCRPAPPPEEPAALWPLTGEEAPSEDAIRERIVSVKIENAAAARPQTGLSEADVVYETLTEGGITRFNAIFHSRSPERVGPVRSARLSDLYIVPQYGAIFAYSGANRTVLDRIAASGIEDAGTPTTAEPYQRSAERSAPHNLYTGIGGLRAAAEAKGFPTEADPPELRFGEAPETEAASGTVVTVPFRAQNRVTWRWDEAAERYLREINGEPHVDTEEDTPYSAANVVVVFAATMEGDRPGTTEIRLTGSGEALVLRGGRRFEGGWSAEEGSPPRFSTTAGEELRLATGPTWIEVVPNGFPIETE; encoded by the coding sequence ATGGACCGCTTCCGGCTAGCGCTTCTTGCGATCACCCTGTCCGCCGCCGCGGCGACGCTCGGCGCGTCGTCGGTGGGTTGCACCCGATGCCGGCCTGCGCCGCCTCCCGAGGAACCCGCCGCGCTGTGGCCGCTCACAGGCGAGGAGGCGCCGAGCGAGGACGCGATCCGGGAGCGCATCGTGTCCGTCAAGATCGAGAACGCGGCGGCGGCCAGGCCGCAGACGGGCCTGTCCGAGGCCGACGTCGTGTACGAGACACTCACCGAGGGCGGCATCACCCGGTTCAACGCGATCTTCCACTCGCGCTCGCCCGAGCGCGTGGGACCCGTCCGCAGCGCTCGTCTCTCGGACCTCTACATCGTGCCGCAGTACGGCGCCATCTTCGCCTACTCGGGCGCCAACCGGACGGTGCTCGACCGGATCGCGGCATCGGGCATCGAGGACGCCGGAACGCCCACGACCGCCGAGCCCTACCAGCGCAGCGCCGAGCGCTCCGCGCCGCACAACCTCTACACGGGCATCGGTGGCCTGCGGGCGGCCGCCGAGGCGAAGGGCTTCCCGACGGAGGCCGATCCGCCGGAGCTGCGCTTCGGCGAGGCACCGGAGACCGAGGCGGCCAGCGGGACCGTCGTCACCGTGCCGTTCCGGGCGCAGAACCGTGTCACCTGGCGCTGGGACGAAGCGGCGGAGCGCTACCTGCGCGAGATCAACGGCGAGCCGCACGTGGACACGGAGGAGGACACGCCGTACTCGGCGGCCAACGTCGTCGTGGTGTTCGCGGCGACGATGGAGGGGGACCGGCCCGGCACCACGGAGATCCGGCTCACCGGCTCCGGTGAGGCGCTCGTGCTGCGCGGGGGGCGGCGCTTCGAGGGCGGATGGTCGGCCGAGGAAGGTTCGCCGCCGCGCTTCAGCACCACGGCCGGGGAGGAACTGCGGCTTGCGACCGGGCCTACTTGGATCGAGGTGGTGCCGAACGGCTTCCCGATCGAGACGGAGTGA
- the mqnC gene encoding dehypoxanthine futalosine cyclase, which produces MNAPSYPASAAAALARSAASGELRLTGDQALALLRDGDLLALGAAASLMRERLHPEREVTFIVDRNVNYTNVCVSGCRFCAFYRDPEHPEAYVLPPEELYVKVEETLALEGTAILLQGGLHPDLPLEWYEEMLRSLKARYPIYVHGFGPPEVVHLAKLSGEPTREVLRRLRDAGLDSLPGGGAEILVDRVRSHVSPRKATSREWLDVMREAHALGMSTTATMMFGGVETLEDRVAHMARVREVQDEALAAGAVGFRAFIPWSFQPGNTPLAEDATLGGDEPLAAASGWDYLRTLAVARLFLDSVTNLQASWVTQGAKIGQLAIAFGANDMGSTMIEENVVAAAGTRFMLAREELVRLIRDAGFTPVQRDTLYREVRRFE; this is translated from the coding sequence GTGAACGCCCCGTCGTACCCTGCCAGCGCCGCCGCCGCGCTCGCCCGCTCGGCGGCCTCCGGCGAGCTCCGCCTCACCGGGGACCAGGCGCTCGCGCTCCTGCGCGACGGCGACCTGCTGGCCCTCGGCGCCGCCGCCTCGCTGATGCGCGAGCGGCTGCACCCCGAGCGCGAGGTCACGTTCATCGTCGACCGCAACGTCAACTACACCAACGTCTGCGTCAGCGGCTGCCGCTTCTGCGCCTTCTATCGCGACCCGGAACACCCCGAGGCCTACGTGCTGCCGCCCGAGGAGCTCTACGTCAAGGTGGAGGAGACACTGGCGCTCGAGGGGACCGCGATCCTGCTGCAGGGCGGGCTGCACCCCGACCTGCCGCTCGAGTGGTACGAGGAGATGCTGCGTTCGCTCAAGGCACGCTACCCCATCTACGTGCACGGCTTCGGCCCGCCCGAGGTCGTCCACCTCGCCAAGCTCTCCGGCGAGCCCACCCGCGAGGTCCTGCGCCGCCTGCGCGACGCCGGTCTGGACTCGCTGCCCGGCGGGGGCGCCGAGATCCTGGTGGACCGCGTCCGCTCGCACGTCTCGCCACGCAAGGCCACCTCGCGCGAGTGGCTCGACGTCATGCGCGAGGCGCACGCGCTGGGCATGTCGACCACGGCCACGATGATGTTCGGCGGCGTGGAGACGCTCGAGGACCGGGTCGCGCATATGGCGCGCGTCCGCGAGGTGCAAGACGAGGCGCTCGCGGCGGGTGCCGTGGGCTTCCGCGCGTTCATCCCCTGGTCGTTCCAGCCGGGCAACACGCCTCTGGCCGAGGACGCCACGCTCGGCGGCGACGAGCCGCTGGCGGCGGCGAGCGGGTGGGACTACCTGCGCACGCTCGCGGTCGCGCGACTGTTCCTGGACTCAGTCACGAACCTGCAGGCGTCCTGGGTGACGCAGGGCGCCAAGATCGGCCAGCTCGCGATCGCTTTCGGCGCCAACGACATGGGCTCGACGATGATCGAGGAGAACGTGGTGGCGGCGGCCGGGACGCGCTTCATGCTCGCCCGCGAGGAGCTGGTGCGCCTCATCCGAGACGCCGGATTCACTCCGGTGCAGCGAGACACGCTCTACCGCGAGGTGCGCCGGTTCGAGTAG
- a CDS encoding menaquinone biosynthesis protein: protein MATRPRLGHIQYLNCLPLYYGLVKQDVLLDVDLVKAAPRDLGSRLLAGELDVAPIPAIEYARHAEELALLPDIAISSDGEVQSILLLSKLPATDLGGRTVALTDTSRTSQVLARVLLGRRWGVEAQYWEMPPDLPTMLREADAALLIGDDALRAYWEPPEGLIAYDLGTEWTAWTGLPMVYAVWAVRAAYAEECPEGVRAIAEGLRRSLAYCRANLDEISEHAARWEPFPPERFRSYFDALVFRFEPRFRRGLRRFLDEAHAVGQLDRVPELRVLEDA, encoded by the coding sequence ATGGCGACCCGTCCCCGCCTCGGTCACATCCAGTACCTGAACTGCCTGCCGCTGTACTACGGTTTGGTGAAGCAGGACGTGCTGCTCGACGTCGATCTCGTGAAGGCCGCGCCGCGCGACCTCGGCTCGCGGCTGCTCGCGGGTGAGCTGGACGTGGCGCCGATACCGGCGATCGAGTACGCGCGCCATGCCGAGGAGCTCGCGCTGCTGCCCGACATCGCGATCAGCTCCGACGGTGAGGTCCAGTCGATCCTGCTGCTCTCCAAGCTGCCCGCCACCGACCTCGGCGGCCGCACCGTGGCGCTCACCGACACCTCGCGCACCTCACAGGTGCTCGCCCGGGTGCTGCTCGGGCGCCGCTGGGGCGTGGAGGCGCAGTACTGGGAGATGCCGCCCGACCTCCCCACCATGCTGCGCGAGGCCGACGCCGCTCTGCTCATCGGCGACGACGCTCTGCGCGCGTACTGGGAGCCGCCCGAAGGGCTGATCGCGTACGACCTCGGCACCGAGTGGACGGCGTGGACCGGACTGCCGATGGTCTACGCCGTGTGGGCGGTGCGCGCCGCCTACGCCGAGGAGTGCCCCGAGGGCGTGCGGGCGATCGCCGAGGGGCTGCGGCGCTCGCTGGCCTACTGCCGCGCGAACCTCGACGAGATCTCCGAGCACGCCGCGCGGTGGGAGCCGTTCCCCCCCGAGCGGTTCCGCAGCTACTTCGACGCCCTCGTGTTCCGCTTCGAGCCGCGCTTCCGGCGGGGGCTGCGGCGCTTCCTCGATGAGGCCCACGCGGTCGGCCAGCTCGACCGGGTGCCCGAGCTGCGCGTGCTGGAGGACGCGTGA